The following proteins are encoded in a genomic region of Xanthomonas cassavae CFBP 4642:
- the fliE gene encoding flagellar hook-basal body complex protein FliE, protein MSDSVTSILSQIRSYQTQMGQGPMGAVGDAARGNQIQGLAGTQGTPATQVPSFSETLRGAVGGVNEAQQKAGALSKAFEMGDPSADLARVMVASQQSQVAFRATVEVRNRLVQAYQDVMNMPL, encoded by the coding sequence ATGAGCGACTCCGTCACCTCCATCCTCTCGCAGATCCGCAGCTACCAGACGCAGATGGGCCAAGGCCCGATGGGCGCGGTGGGCGATGCGGCGCGCGGCAATCAGATCCAGGGGCTGGCCGGAACACAGGGAACCCCGGCCACCCAGGTACCGAGCTTCAGCGAAACCTTGCGCGGCGCCGTCGGCGGCGTGAACGAAGCGCAGCAGAAGGCCGGCGCGCTCTCCAAGGCGTTCGAAATGGGCGACCCCAGTGCCGATCTGGCCCGGGTCATGGTCGCCTCCCAGCAGTCCCAGGTGGCCTTCCGCGCCACCGTGGAAGTCCGTAACCGTCTCGTCCAGGCTTACCAGGACGTCATGAACATGCCGCTGTAA
- the fliF gene encoding flagellar basal-body MS-ring/collar protein FliF: MALAISRENVNQNAEKAGQWFDRVRSLQITRKLTMMAMIALAVAAGLAVFFWSQKPGYQALYTGLDEKGNAEAADLLRTAQIPYKIDQATGAISVPQDRLYDARLKLAGSGLTGKETGGGFELMEKDPGFGVSQFVESARYQHALETELSRTIGTLRPVREARVHLAIPKPSAFTRQRDVASASVVLELRGGQGLERNQVDAIVNLVASSIPDMTPERVTVVDQSGRMLSIADPNSDAAQHAAQFEQVRRQESSYNQRIRELLEPMTGPGRVNPETSVDMDFSVVEEARELYNGEPAKLRSEQVSDSSTSATGPQGPPGATSNSPGQPPAPAVAGAPGTPGAATGQAAAPAAPTESSKSATRNYELDRTLQHTRQPAGRIKRVSVAVLLDNVPRPGAKGKMVEQPLTAAELTRIEGLVKQAVGFDAARGDTVSVMNAPFVREAVAGEEGPKWWEDPRLQNGLRLLVGAVVVLALLFGVVRPTLRQLTGVTAVKDKQRKAGNDGTPQSADVRMVDEDDDLMPRLEEDTAQIGQDKKTAIALPDAYEERMRVAREAVKADSKRVAQVVKGWVASEA; this comes from the coding sequence ATGGCACTCGCGATCAGCAGAGAAAACGTGAACCAGAACGCCGAGAAGGCGGGTCAGTGGTTCGACCGTGTCCGCAGCCTGCAGATCACCCGCAAGCTGACCATGATGGCGATGATCGCCCTGGCGGTCGCGGCGGGTCTGGCGGTGTTCTTCTGGTCGCAGAAGCCCGGCTACCAGGCGCTGTACACCGGCCTGGATGAAAAGGGCAATGCCGAGGCGGCCGACCTGCTGCGCACTGCGCAGATCCCCTACAAGATCGACCAGGCCACCGGCGCCATTTCGGTGCCGCAGGACCGCTTGTACGACGCCCGCCTGAAGCTGGCCGGCTCCGGCCTGACCGGCAAGGAAACCGGCGGCGGCTTCGAACTGATGGAAAAGGACCCCGGCTTCGGCGTCAGCCAGTTCGTGGAAAGCGCACGCTACCAGCACGCCCTGGAGACCGAGCTGTCGCGCACCATCGGTACCCTGCGCCCGGTCCGCGAGGCCCGCGTGCACCTGGCCATTCCCAAGCCCAGCGCCTTCACCCGCCAGCGCGATGTGGCCAGCGCCTCGGTGGTGCTGGAACTGCGCGGCGGCCAGGGCCTGGAGCGCAACCAGGTCGATGCCATCGTCAATCTGGTGGCGTCCAGCATCCCGGACATGACCCCCGAACGGGTGACCGTGGTCGACCAGAGCGGCCGCATGCTCTCCATCGCCGACCCCAACAGCGACGCCGCCCAGCACGCCGCCCAGTTCGAACAGGTGCGCCGCCAGGAAAGCTCCTACAACCAGCGCATCCGCGAACTGCTGGAGCCGATGACCGGCCCGGGCCGGGTCAATCCGGAAACCAGCGTGGACATGGACTTCTCGGTCGTGGAGGAAGCCCGCGAACTCTACAACGGCGAGCCGGCCAAGCTGCGCAGCGAGCAGGTCAGCGACTCCAGCACCAGCGCCACCGGCCCGCAAGGCCCTCCGGGCGCCACCAGCAACAGCCCTGGCCAGCCGCCGGCTCCGGCCGTCGCCGGCGCCCCGGGCACCCCGGGCGCTGCCACTGGCCAGGCCGCCGCCCCGGCCGCGCCGACCGAAAGTTCCAAGAGCGCCACCCGCAACTACGAATTGGACCGGACCTTGCAACACACCCGCCAGCCGGCCGGCCGCATCAAGCGGGTGTCGGTGGCGGTGCTGCTGGACAACGTCCCGCGCCCCGGTGCCAAGGGCAAGATGGTCGAGCAGCCGCTCACTGCCGCCGAGCTCACCCGCATCGAGGGCCTGGTCAAGCAGGCGGTAGGGTTCGACGCGGCACGTGGCGACACGGTGTCGGTGATGAATGCCCCGTTCGTGCGCGAAGCGGTAGCCGGTGAAGAAGGTCCGAAGTGGTGGGAAGACCCGCGCTTGCAGAACGGTCTGCGCCTGCTGGTCGGTGCGGTGGTGGTGCTGGCGCTGCTGTTCGGCGTGGTGCGCCCCACCCTGCGCCAGCTCACCGGCGTGACCGCGGTCAAGGACAAGCAACGCAAGGCTGGCAACGATGGCACTCCGCAGAGCGCCGACGTGCGGATGGTCGATGAAGACGACGACCTGATGCCCCGCCTGGAAGAAGACACCGCGCAGATCGGTCAGGACAAGAAGACCGCGATCGCTCTGCCGGACGCCTACGAAGAACGCATGCGCGTGGCCCGCGAGGCCGTCAAAGCCGATTCAAAACGTGTTGCACAAGTCGTGAAGGGATGGGTCGCCAGTGAAGCCTGA
- a CDS encoding glycosyltransferase, whose protein sequence is MPTYKASYFAQALESALTQTYTALELVICDDDADGAIEALLSPKLASAPFPIRYHRNTPRLGELASTIKGIGLAQGEYVKFLHDDDVLQPDCVAQLVEAHERNPGTAMASSRRQRIDDDGQPLPDIPATCFPFADDVLVDGPELVSFLADHTINFIGEPSCVLARRADLLALGNGLMALNGKAIDWVGDLAIYVKLLRHGNLAFLASPLTQFRVSSAQFSQAGRAQVGVGDQGHEDLRQGIRQLGWRREHGDNRQVRVAPLSPHKARVFKPVDLVNALMRSAGMTEQVSPATWLGVRYPSEVQRALIDARLQAHAGGPRIAVMLIDRYGDAAAVAATLASLQAPGGYPNQQAWVLSASPAQVRDAERGLLIDNHGLVPALNRAIAAQQAIDWVLLVDAGAVFTLSGLTVVALGLLALPDTCQAVYADEVVALDNRQLGLALRPALYLDALLSAPSTLSRHWLFRQATLVDDGGFPQGPGAAFELDYQLGLVERHGLASVQHIAEPLLVASAQTRHADADEHQAIARHLVARGYVDAQVHSAGPGRHALDYRHAQQPLVSILVLVDGRLPQVQRCLESILANTAYPHYEVLLLDRGTTAPDLRDWLAGIDALGMQQIRVLRFDAEPAREAVCNAAAEHARGDVLLWLAAGAAVMKADWLEQLLNHALRPEVGAVAGKLLRGDGTVHHAGLLLGLGAPVARAFEGNAFDDSGYLQRLQLDQNYAALSGECLMLPRQLFLEAGGFALEPELAPWSDADLCLRLHQAGYLNVFAARAQLLIDPLDAPAATVLDEEAMYARWLPLMANDPAYNPGFSLDPGAGFQLADPRASWRPLQSWRPLPRVMALPADIEGCGHYRVIQPLRALREAGLAEGVLFNGYLEIADLARQDPDVVILQRQVGEARLEAMRRMKALSRAFKVYELDDYLPNLPLKNAHREHMPKDILKTVRRGLGMVDRFVVSTPALAEAFAGLHSDIRVAENRLPPHWWEHLPARAQRQGSKPRIGWAGGASHTGDLELIADVVKELAGEVEWVFMGMYPFALRQHIHRFQPGVPIDQYPAALAALDLDLALAPVEQNLFNECKSNLRLLEYGACGYPVIASDVRCYQGTLPVTLVKNRYRDWIGAIREHLADLDAARAKGAALREVVRRDWMLSGSNLDTWRAAWLPD, encoded by the coding sequence GCGCAGGCGCTGGAGAGCGCGCTGACGCAGACCTACACCGCACTGGAGCTGGTGATCTGCGACGACGATGCCGATGGCGCGATCGAGGCCCTGCTGTCGCCCAAGCTGGCGAGCGCCCCGTTCCCGATCCGCTACCACCGCAACACGCCACGGCTTGGCGAGCTCGCCAGCACGATCAAGGGGATCGGTCTGGCGCAGGGCGAGTACGTCAAGTTCCTGCACGACGACGACGTGTTGCAGCCGGATTGCGTCGCGCAGCTGGTGGAAGCGCACGAGCGCAACCCGGGCACGGCGATGGCTTCCTCGCGCCGGCAACGCATCGATGACGACGGCCAGCCACTGCCGGACATCCCGGCCACCTGTTTCCCGTTCGCCGACGATGTGTTGGTCGATGGCCCGGAGCTGGTGTCGTTCCTGGCCGACCACACCATCAATTTCATCGGTGAGCCGAGTTGCGTGCTGGCACGGCGTGCGGATCTGTTGGCGTTGGGCAACGGGTTGATGGCGTTGAACGGTAAGGCCATTGACTGGGTCGGCGATCTGGCGATCTACGTCAAGCTGCTGCGCCATGGCAACCTGGCGTTCCTGGCCAGCCCGCTCACGCAGTTCCGCGTCTCCAGCGCGCAATTCAGCCAGGCCGGCCGCGCTCAGGTCGGGGTCGGCGATCAGGGTCATGAAGACCTGCGCCAGGGCATCCGTCAACTTGGTTGGCGCCGCGAGCACGGCGACAACCGGCAGGTGCGTGTGGCACCGCTCAGCCCGCACAAGGCGCGCGTGTTCAAGCCGGTGGATCTGGTCAATGCGCTGATGCGCAGCGCCGGCATGACCGAACAGGTGTCGCCGGCCACCTGGCTGGGCGTGCGGTACCCCAGTGAGGTGCAGCGTGCATTGATCGACGCGCGCCTGCAGGCGCATGCCGGCGGGCCTCGGATTGCGGTGATGCTGATCGACCGGTATGGCGATGCCGCCGCCGTGGCCGCCACGTTGGCCAGCCTGCAGGCGCCCGGCGGCTATCCAAACCAGCAGGCCTGGGTGCTCAGCGCCTCGCCGGCGCAGGTCCGCGACGCCGAACGCGGGTTGCTGATCGACAACCACGGCCTGGTGCCGGCACTCAACCGGGCCATCGCCGCGCAGCAGGCTATCGACTGGGTGCTGCTGGTCGACGCCGGTGCCGTGTTCACCCTCAGCGGGCTGACCGTGGTGGCGCTGGGCCTGCTCGCGCTGCCAGACACCTGCCAGGCGGTCTACGCCGACGAGGTGGTGGCGCTGGACAACCGCCAGCTGGGGCTGGCGCTGCGGCCAGCGCTGTATCTGGACGCACTGCTGAGCGCGCCGTCCACGCTGTCGCGGCACTGGCTGTTCCGCCAGGCCACGCTGGTGGACGATGGCGGGTTTCCGCAAGGTCCGGGCGCGGCCTTCGAGCTGGATTACCAGTTGGGGCTGGTCGAACGCCATGGGCTGGCCAGTGTGCAGCACATCGCCGAACCGCTGCTGGTGGCCTCCGCCCAGACCCGGCATGCCGATGCCGACGAACACCAGGCCATTGCGCGGCATCTGGTCGCACGCGGCTACGTGGATGCGCAGGTGCACAGCGCCGGCCCTGGCCGTCATGCCCTGGACTACCGCCATGCGCAGCAGCCGTTGGTCAGCATTCTGGTGCTGGTCGATGGTCGCCTGCCGCAGGTGCAGCGCTGCTTGGAAAGCATCCTGGCCAACACGGCCTACCCGCATTACGAAGTGTTGCTGCTGGACCGCGGCACTACCGCGCCAGACCTGCGCGACTGGCTGGCCGGCATCGACGCGTTGGGCATGCAGCAGATCCGCGTGTTGCGCTTTGACGCCGAACCAGCGCGCGAAGCGGTCTGCAATGCCGCCGCCGAGCATGCGCGTGGGGACGTGCTGCTGTGGCTGGCCGCGGGCGCGGCAGTGATGAAGGCAGACTGGCTGGAACAACTACTCAACCACGCGCTGCGGCCGGAGGTGGGCGCGGTGGCCGGCAAGCTGCTGCGCGGCGATGGCACCGTGCACCATGCCGGCCTGTTGCTGGGCCTGGGGGCGCCGGTGGCACGCGCGTTCGAAGGCAACGCCTTCGACGACTCCGGTTACCTGCAACGCCTGCAGCTGGACCAGAACTACGCCGCGCTGAGTGGCGAGTGCCTGATGCTGCCGCGCCAGCTGTTCCTGGAGGCTGGCGGTTTTGCGCTTGAGCCGGAACTGGCGCCGTGGAGCGATGCGGACCTGTGCCTGCGCTTGCACCAGGCCGGCTACCTCAATGTGTTCGCAGCGCGCGCGCAGCTACTGATCGACCCGCTGGACGCGCCCGCCGCCACCGTGCTGGACGAAGAAGCGATGTATGCGCGTTGGCTGCCGCTGATGGCCAACGACCCGGCCTACAACCCGGGGTTTTCGCTGGACCCGGGCGCCGGCTTCCAGCTGGCCGACCCGCGCGCCAGCTGGCGTCCACTGCAGTCGTGGCGGCCGCTGCCACGCGTGATGGCGTTGCCGGCCGACATTGAAGGCTGCGGCCACTACCGGGTGATCCAGCCGCTGCGCGCCTTGCGCGAAGCCGGACTGGCCGAAGGGGTGCTGTTCAACGGCTATCTGGAGATCGCCGACCTGGCGCGTCAGGATCCCGACGTGGTGATCCTGCAACGGCAGGTCGGCGAGGCGCGTCTGGAGGCGATGCGGCGGATGAAGGCGTTGTCGCGCGCATTCAAAGTCTACGAGCTGGACGATTACCTGCCCAATCTTCCGCTGAAGAATGCCCACCGCGAACACATGCCCAAGGACATTCTCAAAACCGTACGGCGCGGGCTGGGCATGGTGGACCGCTTCGTGGTCTCCACTCCTGCCCTGGCCGAGGCGTTTGCCGGGCTGCACAGCGATATTCGCGTGGCCGAAAACCGCCTGCCGCCGCATTGGTGGGAACATCTGCCTGCGCGGGCCCAACGCCAGGGTAGCAAGCCGCGGATCGGCTGGGCTGGAGGCGCCAGCCACACCGGCGACCTGGAACTGATTGCCGACGTAGTGAAGGAGCTCGCCGGCGAGGTGGAATGGGTGTTCATGGGGATGTACCCGTTCGCACTGCGCCAGCATATTCACCGGTTCCAGCCGGGCGTGCCGATCGACCAGTACCCCGCCGCGCTGGCGGCGCTGGATCTGGATCTGGCGCTGGCGCCGGTGGAGCAGAACCTGTTCAACGAGTGCAAGAGCAATCTGCGCCTGCTCGAATACGGTGCCTGCGGTTATCCGGTGATCGCCAGCGATGTGCGCTGCTACCAGGGCACCCTGCCGGTGACGCTGGTGAAAAACCGGTATCGCGACTGGATCGGGGCCATCCGCGAGCACTTGGCCGACCTTGACGCAGCACGCGCCAAGGGTGCGGCCTTGCGCGAGGTGGTGCGACGCGACTGGATGTTGAGCGGCAGCAATCTGGACACCTGGCGAGCCGCCTGGTTGCCGGACTAG